One region of Astyanax mexicanus isolate ESR-SI-001 chromosome 15, AstMex3_surface, whole genome shotgun sequence genomic DNA includes:
- the hcar1-4 gene encoding hydroxycarboxylic acid receptor 2 produces the protein MMNMNMMNNTTTATTAMTTTACVDAEGLVSSALAPMLILDLILGLPGNVFALWILGFKAPWKPANIYLLNLALADVLLLIGLPFHINSLVRGGWIFHDSFCRINLFMLSVNQSASIAFMTVLVVDRFFRIVRPHHSVCNLSIKCIVMISSGVWAAVVALRLPLLVTPLLRNSSGNFSTSRCYSIYAWAESGTGMKMHNSLYMLEFLLAFMLVLVCSARIFYHLRDNAQLRRHRRVKRSFKLLLTVVIMFAFCFLPSYITGLLASLLLDGSSCSSFVLVGKLFSVSLGLVYLNSALDPILCCLSSACFRDFFKGASNKTGLTNFRLSVKETRSPRRN, from the coding sequence AtgatgaacatgaacatgatgaacaacaccaccaccgccaccactGCCATGACAACTACTGCCTGTGTAGATGCCGAGGGCCTGGTATCTTCTGCATTAGCGCCTATGCTAATCCTGGACCTCATCTTAGGGTTGCCAGGAAATGTTTTTGCGTTATGGATCCTCGGTTTTAAGGCTCCCTGGAAGCCTGCTAACATTTACCTGCTCAACCTAGCGCTGGCTGACGTTCTGCTGCTGATTGGCCTTCCCTTCCACATCAACAGTCTGGTCCGTGGGGGCTGGATCTTCCACGATTCCTTTTGTCGCATCAATCTCTTCATGCTGTCGGTTAATCAGTCGGCGAGCATCGCCTTCATGACCGTTTTGGTGGTGGACCGGTTCTTCAGGATCGTTCGCCCACACCACTCTGTTTGCAATCTGAGTATAAAGTGTATCGTGATGATTAGCAGCGGAGTCTGGGCTGCTGTGGTAGCTCTTCGTCTTCCTCTTCTAGTGACTCCACTCCTCAGGAACTCTTCTGGGAACTTCTCCACGTCTCGTTGTTACAGTATTTACGCGTGGGCGGAGTCTGGAACAGGAATGAAGATGCATAATTCCCTCTATATGCTGGAGTTCCTCCTGGCCTTCATGTTGGTTCTGGTTTGCTCAGCACGGATCTTTTACCATCTCCGTGATAACGCTCAGCTCAGACGCCATCGCAGAGTCAAGCGCTCCTTTAAACTACTTCTAACTGTCGTCATCATGTTCGCCTTCTGCTTCCTGCCCAGTTACATCACAGGTCTGTTAGCTTCCCTCCTCCTAGATGGCTCCTCATGCTCCTCATTCGTACTGGTAGGAAAGCTCTTCAGCGTTTCATTGGGCCTCGTCTACCTAAACTCCGCCCTGGACCCGATCCTTTGCTGCTTATCCAGTGCTTGCTTCCGTGACTTTTTTAAAGGAGCCTCCAACAAAACAGGACTCACTAATTTCCGACTGAGCGTCAAGGAGACCAGATCACCTAGACGTAACTGA